In one window of Dermochelys coriacea isolate rDerCor1 chromosome 3, rDerCor1.pri.v4, whole genome shotgun sequence DNA:
- the CST7 gene encoding cystatin-F — translation MSFGWDLALLCYLSLWDLARTSNVLYLEKPNSTTRPGFPRPMNPNDPGVRRATRFGVYRYNNSSNDIFLFKESRITKAMVQVVRGLKYMLNVEIGRTVCDKREHSNLDSCNFQKKKNLQQMFRCYFEVWTIPWLQQVQVLLALCH, via the exons ATGAGTTTTGGCTGGGACTTGGCTCTGCTTTGCTATTTAAGTCTATGGGACTTAGCCAGGACCTCTAATG TTCTCTACCTGGAGAAACCGAATTCAACCACCAGACCTGGATTTCCCAGACCCATGAACCCCAATGACCCTGGAGTTCGCAGAGCCACTCGCTTTGGGGTTTATCGCTATAACAACAGCTCAAATGACATTTTTCTATTCAAAGAGTCTCGTATAACCAAAGCAATGGTGCAG GTTGTCAGAGGGCTGAAATACATGCTAAATGTGGAAATTGGACGGACAGTGTGTGACAAGAGGGAACACTCCAACTTGGACAGCTGCAACtttcagaagaagaaaaatctgCAACAA ATGTTCAGATGCTATTTTGAGGTCTGGACTATCCCCTGGCTACAGCAAGTCCAAGTGCTGCTTGCTCTCTGTCACTGA
- the LOC119853471 gene encoding adipocyte plasma membrane-associated protein isoform X2, with protein sequence MTFMILAVCLIIPLLGAIVLLECPIDPQPLSFKEPPLLTGALEPNIKLRQAERIFENQLVGPESIASIGDVLFTGTADGKILKIEDGEIKTLARLGHGPCRTREDERTCGRPLGIRAGPNNTLFVADAYYGIYEIDPVTGDVKMLLSTNEPVEGHKMSFVNDLTLTRDGRKIFFTDSSSKWHRRDYSFLVMEGTDDGCLLEYDTVTKEVKVLMVGLRFPNGVQLSPAEDFVLVAETTLARIRRYYVSGLMKGGADIFVENMPGFPDNIRLSSSGGYWVAMSAVRPNPGFSMVDFISEKPWIKRIIFKLLSQETVMKFVPKYSLVIELGETGSYKRSFHDPNGMVVAYVSEAHEHDGYLYLGSFRSPFICRLNLEHV encoded by the exons ATGACCTTCATGATTTTGGCTGTGTGCCTAATTATTCCCTTGCTTGGAGCAATAGTTCTTCTGGAATGTCCAATAGACCCTCAACCTCTAAG CTTTaaagaacccccactcctgactGGTGCATTAGAGCCAAATATTAAGTTGCGACAAGCAGAGAGGATATTTGAAAACCAACTTGTTGGACCAGAATCCATTGCCAGTATTGGTG ATGTGCTGTTTACTGGCACAGCTGATGGAAAGATTCTAAAAATTGAAGATGGGGAAATAAAAACGTTAGCCAGACTTGGCCATGGTCCCTGCA GAACCAGGGAAGATGAGCGCACCTGTGGGAGACCCCTTGGCATCAGAGCTGGGCCAAATAATACCCTGTTTGTGGCAGATGCCTATTACGGAATATATGAAATTGATCCTGTCACAg GTGACGTGAAAATGCTATTATCAACCAATGAACCAGTGGAGGGTCACAAAATGTCCTTTGTGAATGACCTCACATTGACTCGGGATGGGAGGAAAATCTTCTTCACAGACTCCAGCAGTAAATGGCATAGGAGGGATTATTCATTCTTGGTTATGGAAGGCACAGATGATGGATG CCTGCTTGAATATGACACTGTGACAAAAGAAGTTAAAGTCTTAATGGTAGGACTGAGGTTTCCGAATGGAGTCCAACTCTCTCCTGCTGAAGATTTTGTGTTGGTAGCAGAAACGACCTTAGCTAGAATAAGAAG ATACTATGTCTCTGGATTAATGAAAGGTGGAGCAGATATATTTGTAGAAAACATGCCCGGCTTTCCAGATAATATTCGGTTAAGCAGTTCTGGGGGATATTGGGTAGCCATGTCAGCTGTTCGACCCAATCCTGGATTTTCTATGGTAGATTTCATATCTGAAAAACCATGGATTAAAAGAATAATATTTAAG ttgCTAAGTCAAGAAACTGTGATGAAGTTTGTGCCCAAGTATAGCCTTGTCATAGAACTTGGCGAAACTGGATCCTACAAAAGAAGCTTCCATGATCCCAATGGAATGGTGGTAGCTTACGTTAGTGAGGCACATGAACACGATGGATATCTTTACCTGGGCTCCTTCCGATCTCCGTTTATTTGCAGACTTAACCTTGAGCATGTTTAA
- the LOC119853471 gene encoding adipocyte plasma membrane-associated protein isoform X1 codes for MNEAEGLRQRRAVRPQVITEDTPAQAAKDGSTYSSKVFRMTFMILAVCLIIPLLGAIVLLECPIDPQPLSFKEPPLLTGALEPNIKLRQAERIFENQLVGPESIASIGDVLFTGTADGKILKIEDGEIKTLARLGHGPCRTREDERTCGRPLGIRAGPNNTLFVADAYYGIYEIDPVTGDVKMLLSTNEPVEGHKMSFVNDLTLTRDGRKIFFTDSSSKWHRRDYSFLVMEGTDDGCLLEYDTVTKEVKVLMVGLRFPNGVQLSPAEDFVLVAETTLARIRRYYVSGLMKGGADIFVENMPGFPDNIRLSSSGGYWVAMSAVRPNPGFSMVDFISEKPWIKRIIFKLLSQETVMKFVPKYSLVIELGETGSYKRSFHDPNGMVVAYVSEAHEHDGYLYLGSFRSPFICRLNLEHV; via the exons TACTTACAGCAGCAAGGTGTTCCGTATGACCTTCATGATTTTGGCTGTGTGCCTAATTATTCCCTTGCTTGGAGCAATAGTTCTTCTGGAATGTCCAATAGACCCTCAACCTCTAAG CTTTaaagaacccccactcctgactGGTGCATTAGAGCCAAATATTAAGTTGCGACAAGCAGAGAGGATATTTGAAAACCAACTTGTTGGACCAGAATCCATTGCCAGTATTGGTG ATGTGCTGTTTACTGGCACAGCTGATGGAAAGATTCTAAAAATTGAAGATGGGGAAATAAAAACGTTAGCCAGACTTGGCCATGGTCCCTGCA GAACCAGGGAAGATGAGCGCACCTGTGGGAGACCCCTTGGCATCAGAGCTGGGCCAAATAATACCCTGTTTGTGGCAGATGCCTATTACGGAATATATGAAATTGATCCTGTCACAg GTGACGTGAAAATGCTATTATCAACCAATGAACCAGTGGAGGGTCACAAAATGTCCTTTGTGAATGACCTCACATTGACTCGGGATGGGAGGAAAATCTTCTTCACAGACTCCAGCAGTAAATGGCATAGGAGGGATTATTCATTCTTGGTTATGGAAGGCACAGATGATGGATG CCTGCTTGAATATGACACTGTGACAAAAGAAGTTAAAGTCTTAATGGTAGGACTGAGGTTTCCGAATGGAGTCCAACTCTCTCCTGCTGAAGATTTTGTGTTGGTAGCAGAAACGACCTTAGCTAGAATAAGAAG ATACTATGTCTCTGGATTAATGAAAGGTGGAGCAGATATATTTGTAGAAAACATGCCCGGCTTTCCAGATAATATTCGGTTAAGCAGTTCTGGGGGATATTGGGTAGCCATGTCAGCTGTTCGACCCAATCCTGGATTTTCTATGGTAGATTTCATATCTGAAAAACCATGGATTAAAAGAATAATATTTAAG ttgCTAAGTCAAGAAACTGTGATGAAGTTTGTGCCCAAGTATAGCCTTGTCATAGAACTTGGCGAAACTGGATCCTACAAAAGAAGCTTCCATGATCCCAATGGAATGGTGGTAGCTTACGTTAGTGAGGCACATGAACACGATGGATATCTTTACCTGGGCTCCTTCCGATCTCCGTTTATTTGCAGACTTAACCTTGAGCATGTTTAA